A single region of the Thermoanaerobacterium aotearoense genome encodes:
- the kduD gene encoding 2-dehydro-3-deoxy-D-gluconate 5-dehydrogenase KduD — translation MHSINDFSMDFFRLDGKVAIVTGGNTGLGQGYAVALAKAGADLFIVTHNNRFDETRELIEKEGGKVEFFQTDLSRRENINAVVDRCLEVYGKIDVLVNNAGTIKRSPLLEYKDEDWKTVLDINLNAVYYLSHEVAKVMVKQGGGKIINIASMLSFQGGKFVPAYTASKHGVVGITRAFANELADKNIQVNAIAPGYIETNNTAPIRADESRNAEILSRIPAGRWGHPFDVMGALVFLASKASDYVNGHVLAVDGGWLVR, via the coding sequence ATGCACAGCATTAATGATTTTTCAATGGACTTTTTCAGATTAGACGGAAAAGTGGCAATTGTGACAGGTGGGAATACAGGATTAGGACAAGGGTATGCGGTGGCTTTAGCGAAAGCCGGAGCTGATTTATTTATAGTTACCCATAATAATCGCTTTGATGAAACAAGAGAGCTTATCGAAAAAGAAGGCGGCAAGGTGGAATTCTTCCAGACAGATTTATCGAGGAGAGAAAATATAAATGCAGTTGTAGACAGATGTCTTGAGGTTTATGGCAAGATTGATGTGCTTGTAAACAATGCAGGTACAATAAAAAGGTCTCCTTTGCTTGAATACAAAGATGAAGATTGGAAGACTGTTTTAGACATCAATCTGAATGCGGTGTATTATTTAAGCCATGAAGTGGCGAAGGTAATGGTCAAACAAGGTGGAGGAAAAATCATAAACATAGCTTCAATGCTTTCGTTTCAAGGCGGAAAATTTGTACCGGCATATACGGCATCAAAACACGGGGTTGTAGGAATTACAAGGGCTTTTGCAAATGAATTGGCAGACAAAAACATACAGGTAAATGCAATAGCTCCAGGATATATTGAAACCAACAATACAGCGCCAATAAGAGCTGATGAAAGCAGAAATGCCGAGATACTTTCGAGAATACCTGCAGGAAGATGGGGTCACCCGTTTGACGTGATGGGAGCTTTAGTATTTTTGGCAAGCAAAGCTTCAGACTATGTAAACGGACACGTATTAGCTGTCGATGGCGGCTGGCTTGTAAGGTGA
- a CDS encoding response regulator: protein MIKILIADDEQIVVDSVKFIIDNNCEDVEVVGFAKSGREAIEKAHMLKPDVVFMDIRMPGIDGIEAIKRIKESHNDIEFVIITAYDYFNYAKEAINLDVVDYLLKPLNKNKVIDTVKKVERLIEKKRQDMEKELEMKEKMTAILPYIENEMIYSLSSSNFKQEDIDFYGNIFNIKLDMGFAVVVLLDKDSTDSDIFMGNVKVHENLMYLKEYIKSLKDCLATILLDRIIVYVPTVAYDDLYIIKNDSISFCEMILKEMRNLEIGVRIGIGRPYETAYFSKSYDEALFAIKTGSDAITHFDDIKLSEAKELGLNYDTAELVENIISNSIDGALINVNSIFQKLQHNYKDSIELIKSKVFSLLIEVMTKINTYCDVTSVLEENLIIDILKTDEIDSLKDMFSKFISNVITKLHRNREKYYTGLIAKAIDYINKNYHKEVKLYDVAQMLSISYHYFSKMFKEETKCNFVDYITRVRIEKAKEFLQDETISVKEVCFKVGYNDPNYFSRIFRKETGMTPTDYKNRVSKGGVAFEN, encoded by the coding sequence ATGATAAAAATACTTATAGCAGATGATGAGCAGATAGTGGTGGATTCTGTAAAATTTATCATTGATAATAACTGTGAAGACGTGGAAGTTGTAGGTTTTGCAAAATCGGGAAGAGAAGCCATAGAAAAAGCTCACATGTTAAAGCCTGATGTTGTATTCATGGACATAAGAATGCCTGGTATAGATGGCATAGAGGCAATTAAGAGAATTAAGGAAAGTCACAATGATATAGAGTTTGTCATAATCACAGCTTATGATTACTTCAACTATGCGAAAGAGGCAATAAACTTAGATGTAGTAGACTACCTTTTAAAACCGCTAAATAAAAACAAGGTCATAGATACTGTCAAAAAAGTCGAAAGATTGATAGAAAAAAAGCGCCAAGATATGGAAAAAGAATTGGAAATGAAGGAAAAAATGACAGCGATACTGCCTTATATTGAAAATGAAATGATATATTCCTTGTCATCGTCTAATTTTAAGCAGGAAGATATTGATTTTTATGGAAATATATTTAATATTAAATTAGATATGGGCTTTGCCGTAGTCGTCTTGCTTGATAAAGACAGCACAGATTCGGATATTTTTATGGGAAATGTTAAAGTGCACGAAAATCTGATGTACCTTAAAGAATATATAAAAAGTTTAAAAGATTGCCTTGCAACTATTTTGCTTGACAGGATAATAGTCTATGTACCTACAGTAGCTTATGATGATCTATATATAATTAAAAATGATTCAATTAGCTTTTGTGAAATGATTTTAAAAGAGATGAGAAACCTCGAGATAGGAGTCAGAATAGGCATAGGCAGACCATATGAGACAGCTTATTTTTCGAAGTCATATGATGAAGCTTTATTTGCCATAAAGACAGGTTCTGACGCTATAACACATTTTGACGACATTAAGCTATCTGAAGCAAAAGAACTTGGTTTAAATTATGATACGGCTGAGCTTGTAGAAAATATCATATCCAATAGCATTGACGGAGCTTTAATTAATGTCAACAGTATTTTTCAAAAATTGCAACATAACTATAAAGATAGTATAGAACTGATTAAATCGAAGGTCTTTAGCCTTCTTATTGAAGTTATGACTAAAATCAACACCTACTGTGATGTTACGTCAGTATTAGAAGAAAATTTGATTATCGATATTTTGAAGACCGACGAAATAGATAGCCTAAAAGATATGTTTTCAAAATTTATATCAAACGTTATAACGAAATTGCACAGAAATAGGGAGAAATACTACACGGGACTTATTGCAAAGGCTATTGATTATATAAATAAAAATTACCACAAGGAGGTAAAACTTTACGATGTGGCCCAGATGCTGAGCATAAGCTATCACTATTTCAGCAAGATGTTTAAAGAAGAGACAAAGTGCAATTTTGTTGATTACATCACTCGAGTAAGAATAGAAAAGGCGAAAGAGTTTTTGCAGGACGAAACTATAAGTGTAAAGGAGGTTTGCTTTAAGGTAGGGTACAATGATCCTAACTATTTTAGCAGGATATTTAGAAAGGAGACAGGCATGACTCCTACGGATTACAAAAATAGAGTATCAAAAGGAGGTGTTGCGTTTGAAAATTAA
- a CDS encoding sugar ABC transporter substrate-binding protein: MKTFRLWLVVALMIFATFAFAGCGNSTNSSSTSSNNTSSSNTSSSNTSSNSAGKYSNVGIVLPTKAESRWPMAQKQFEQALPGATILYSNGDTATEKTNVESLISKGVKVLVIVPQDATAAAAEVNEAHSKGIKVISYDRLIMNTPNVDYYVTFDSVAVGAAQAQYLVDNAKGTGNHLYLYAGAPSDNNAFLFFQGAWSVLQPKIADGTFVIENSSIADSLKNTATLSHSQLAQIIGQITTNWDPATAKTLAQANLAKAKADQKGVVYVLAPNDDTSRAITDTFRADKDVTQIYSTGQDFTQASLQYILDGKQSMTIWKSDAKLVADVKDIVDSINNNAKPSCIVTTYNNGSADVPATKAPLTIVTKDNAESIINSSGLYKVDNGKVSPVQ; the protein is encoded by the coding sequence ATGAAAACATTTAGGTTATGGCTTGTAGTTGCTTTGATGATTTTCGCAACTTTTGCATTTGCAGGTTGTGGCAACAGCACAAATTCAAGCAGCACAAGCTCAAACAATACAAGCTCAAGTAATACGAGTTCAAGCAATACAAGCTCAAATAGTGCAGGTAAGTATTCAAATGTTGGCATAGTGCTTCCAACAAAAGCTGAATCAAGATGGCCAATGGCACAGAAGCAATTTGAACAAGCATTGCCAGGCGCGACGATTCTTTATAGTAACGGAGATACCGCTACTGAAAAGACAAACGTTGAAAGTCTCATATCTAAAGGTGTAAAGGTTCTTGTTATCGTTCCGCAGGATGCAACTGCAGCAGCGGCTGAAGTAAACGAGGCTCATAGTAAAGGTATCAAAGTTATTTCTTATGACAGACTTATAATGAATACACCAAATGTTGACTACTATGTAACATTTGACAGCGTAGCTGTTGGTGCAGCTCAAGCTCAATATTTGGTTGACAATGCTAAAGGTACAGGTAATCACTTGTATTTATATGCAGGTGCTCCTTCAGACAACAATGCATTCTTGTTCTTCCAAGGTGCTTGGAGTGTTCTTCAACCAAAGATTGCTGATGGTACATTTGTAATAGAAAATTCAAGTATTGCTGATTCATTAAAGAACACAGCAACACTTTCCCACAGTCAATTAGCTCAAATTATAGGTCAGATTACAACAAACTGGGATCCAGCAACTGCTAAGACATTAGCACAAGCTAACTTGGCAAAAGCAAAGGCAGATCAGAAGGGCGTTGTTTATGTTCTTGCTCCAAATGATGATACATCACGTGCTATAACAGATACATTCAGAGCAGACAAAGATGTTACTCAGATTTACTCAACAGGTCAGGACTTTACACAGGCTTCGTTGCAGTACATTTTGGATGGCAAACAGAGCATGACAATTTGGAAATCAGATGCAAAACTTGTTGCTGACGTTAAAGATATAGTTGATTCTATCAACAATAACGCAAAGCCATCATGTATCGTAACAACTTACAACAATGGCAGTGCAGATGTTCCTGCAACAAAAGCTCCTTTGACTATCGTTACAAAGGATAACGCTGAAAGCATTATTAATTCTTCAGGATTGTATAAAGTGGATAACGGTAAAGTTAGTCCAGTACAATAA
- a CDS encoding LacI family DNA-binding transcriptional regulator — protein MVNIRDVAKYCGVSAMTVSRALNNSGQISKETKERILKACEELGYRPNFAARSLVTKKTNMIGLIIPDITNQYYSQVSKGVSSYLSLHGYGLLLCNSDRKKEEERRYLNFLAEGRVDGIIILPVKPKKEDYEGILKEIPLVVADNYVDGLDANFVGNDNYHGASEIVRHMVKQGFKKIGAILGPSSSSASNERLRAYKDILAENNIEYQSDIVLESDATFDDGFNLAKTLIEKGVDSIFAINDTVALGVIKYCYLNNIKIPDDVGIAGYDNIQQSSMLPVPLTTVDQNGSQLGKVAAETMISLLTGNEMIPKKIILKPQLIVRKSLRES, from the coding sequence TTGGTTAATATAAGAGATGTTGCGAAGTATTGTGGAGTCTCAGCTATGACTGTATCCAGAGCATTGAATAACAGCGGCCAAATATCAAAAGAGACAAAAGAAAGGATATTGAAAGCTTGTGAAGAATTAGGATACAGGCCCAATTTTGCTGCCAGAAGCCTTGTCACGAAAAAAACCAATATGATTGGACTCATTATACCCGATATAACAAATCAATATTATTCACAAGTAAGCAAAGGTGTCAGTTCATATCTAAGCCTTCATGGTTATGGGCTATTGCTCTGCAATAGCGACAGAAAAAAGGAAGAAGAAAGAAGGTATCTTAACTTTTTGGCAGAAGGCAGAGTTGACGGAATAATTATCTTGCCTGTAAAACCAAAGAAAGAAGATTATGAAGGGATTCTAAAAGAAATACCGCTTGTTGTAGCGGATAATTACGTTGATGGGCTTGATGCAAACTTTGTCGGCAACGACAACTACCATGGAGCATCAGAGATCGTACGGCACATGGTAAAACAGGGATTTAAAAAGATTGGAGCTATACTTGGACCATCAAGTTCCAGCGCTTCAAACGAAAGATTAAGAGCATATAAAGATATATTGGCAGAAAATAACATAGAATATCAGAGTGATATTGTTTTAGAAAGCGATGCCACATTTGATGATGGATTTAACTTGGCAAAAACCTTAATCGAAAAAGGTGTTGACAGCATTTTTGCAATAAATGATACTGTCGCATTAGGAGTCATAAAATACTGCTATTTGAACAATATTAAAATACCAGATGATGTAGGTATAGCGGGGTACGACAATATTCAGCAATCGTCTATGTTGCCTGTTCCATTGACGACGGTGGATCAAAATGGAAGTCAATTGGGAAAAGTGGCTGCAGAAACGATGATAAGTTTGTTGACAGGTAATGAGATGATTCCGAAGAAAATCATCCTTAAGCCACAATTGATAGTTAGAAAATCTTTAAGGGAAAGCTAA
- a CDS encoding substrate-binding domain-containing protein yields MKTLHSIFNFFKKNIILILITLIAVLSIFLYKFQQIEEPVLAGKPLYHFYLVAQNSVDPFWKEVQKGAEDAAKYYNVAVEFNAPKFNNINEELEFLDIAVLSKVDGIITHVSYDGDFNTLIDEAYANNIPVVTIENDLKDSKRKSFVGANSFILGEEAGKLMRQSTGGKANIAVIMSNDVGNDTTSQNLKLNGFLSIINSVPGMKVSKVYTSQLGALSAEEITQSIINSNDGINALYITDSVDTIGASQVVVDFSKVGEISIVGYGDTPDILRYVDKGIIYGTVVSDPYKMGYESIKALIEIKKNNDVSTFIDTGVNIITKSNVKEYEDKTKQKD; encoded by the coding sequence ATGAAAACGTTGCATAGCATCTTTAATTTCTTTAAGAAAAATATAATATTGATATTGATAACGCTAATTGCAGTATTAAGCATTTTTTTATATAAATTTCAGCAGATCGAGGAACCTGTTTTAGCAGGTAAACCATTATATCACTTTTATTTAGTAGCACAAAATTCGGTGGATCCGTTTTGGAAGGAAGTGCAAAAAGGTGCGGAAGATGCTGCAAAATACTATAACGTCGCTGTCGAATTTAATGCTCCAAAGTTTAATAATATTAATGAAGAATTGGAGTTTCTCGATATAGCAGTTTTATCAAAAGTAGATGGTATTATAACACATGTTTCATATGATGGGGACTTCAATACGCTGATAGATGAAGCTTATGCAAACAATATACCTGTTGTTACAATTGAAAATGATTTAAAAGACAGCAAAAGGAAGTCTTTTGTAGGTGCCAACAGCTTTATTTTGGGAGAAGAAGCTGGAAAGCTTATGAGACAGTCTACAGGAGGCAAAGCTAATATAGCTGTTATCATGAGCAATGATGTAGGAAATGACACAACAAGCCAGAACTTAAAACTGAATGGATTCTTAAGCATTATAAACAGTGTACCAGGTATGAAAGTTTCAAAAGTATATACGTCACAGTTAGGTGCTTTAAGTGCAGAAGAAATAACTCAGTCCATCATAAACAGCAACGATGGTATAAATGCTTTGTACATTACAGATTCTGTGGATACAATTGGTGCCTCACAAGTGGTGGTGGATTTCAGCAAGGTAGGTGAAATATCTATAGTTGGATATGGAGATACGCCTGATATATTAAGGTACGTTGACAAAGGCATAATTTATGGTACAGTGGTGAGCGATCCATATAAGATGGGTTATGAAAGCATTAAAGCCTTGATTGAGATCAAAAAAAATAACGATGTTTCTACTTTTATAGACACAGGCGTAAATATAATAACTAAAAGCAATGTAAAAGAGTATGAGGATAAGACAAAACAAAAAGATTAG
- the kduI gene encoding 5-dehydro-4-deoxy-D-glucuronate isomerase, giving the protein MEIRYASHYEDVKHYDTSELRRHFLIENLFEADKINMVYSHVDRIIVAGVVPINEVLRLETSKELGTDYFLERREMGIINIGGTGIVNLDGEKYELKNSDGLYVGMGVKEVSFESVDALKSAKFYINSATAHKSYPTVKIGLDDANKVKAGTDEECNKRTINQYIHPAVCQSCQLVMGMTILEPGSIWNTMPCHTHDRRMEVYLYFNMDEDNVVFHFMGKPNETRHIVVKNEQAVISPSWSIHSGVGTKNYTFIWGMVGENQTFTDMDTIPTKDLR; this is encoded by the coding sequence GTGGAGATAAGATATGCCAGTCATTATGAGGACGTTAAGCACTATGACACATCTGAATTGAGAAGACATTTTTTAATCGAAAATCTATTCGAGGCAGATAAGATTAATATGGTCTACAGCCATGTAGACAGGATAATCGTGGCAGGCGTTGTACCGATAAATGAGGTGCTTCGACTGGAGACAAGCAAAGAATTGGGAACAGATTATTTTTTGGAAAGAAGAGAGATGGGCATAATTAATATAGGCGGAACGGGTATCGTAAATCTGGATGGCGAAAAATATGAGCTGAAAAATAGCGATGGCTTGTATGTTGGCATGGGGGTAAAGGAAGTAAGCTTTGAAAGTGTAGATGCCCTAAAGTCTGCAAAGTTTTACATCAATAGCGCTACAGCCCATAAGAGCTATCCTACAGTTAAAATAGGTTTAGACGATGCAAACAAAGTAAAAGCAGGCACTGATGAAGAGTGCAATAAGAGAACGATAAATCAGTACATCCATCCTGCAGTATGTCAAAGCTGCCAATTGGTGATGGGCATGACTATATTAGAACCTGGTAGCATATGGAATACGATGCCGTGCCATACCCATGATAGGAGGATGGAAGTTTATCTTTATTTCAATATGGATGAAGATAATGTGGTGTTTCACTTTATGGGCAAGCCAAATGAGACCAGACATATTGTCGTAAAAAATGAGCAAGCGGTTATATCTCCAAGCTGGTCGATTCACTCTGGCGTAGGTACAAAGAATTACACGTTTATATGGGGAATGGTAGGCGAGAATCAGACATTTACCGATATGGACACTATACCTACAAAAGATCTAAGATGA
- a CDS encoding sugar ABC transporter substrate-binding protein — MKIKLRDVVLVLLTLILLVLLVLLGNRIYKYYEASKYVDDTSDKNVIKIGFSLGTLKEERWVKDRDIFMAKAKELGAEVFVQNANNDDEDQLKQVKYLLDKKIDVLVIVPNDLKKASAAVEMAKKAGVKVISYDRLVLNSNVDLYISFDNVKVGKLMAEYLIKRYPKGNYLIINGATNDNNTKMIKEGYDSVLLPKVKSGDIRILGEEWTPNWMSEYAFQSTEKYIQENYKIDAIIAGDDGLANGIIEALSEHRLAGKVAVVAQDADLAACQRIIEGTQLMTIYKPIDKLAGDAAKLAVKLAKGEKLNVGNTIYDGKYNVPYYKLEPIAVDKTNIDDTVIKDGFHSRDDVYRYTN, encoded by the coding sequence TTGAAAATTAAACTAAGAGATGTGGTATTAGTGCTGCTTACGTTGATATTGCTGGTTCTTCTGGTGTTATTAGGGAACAGGATTTACAAATATTATGAAGCTAGCAAATATGTTGACGATACAAGTGATAAAAATGTGATAAAGATAGGATTTTCCCTCGGTACTTTGAAAGAAGAAAGATGGGTAAAGGATCGGGATATATTCATGGCAAAAGCGAAAGAGTTGGGGGCAGAAGTTTTTGTGCAAAATGCAAACAATGATGACGAGGATCAACTAAAGCAAGTGAAATATTTGCTGGACAAGAAGATTGACGTGCTTGTCATTGTTCCAAACGATCTTAAGAAAGCTTCTGCAGCGGTGGAGATGGCTAAAAAAGCAGGTGTCAAGGTTATTTCCTACGACAGACTTGTCTTAAATTCAAATGTAGATTTATATATTTCATTTGATAATGTAAAAGTCGGAAAGCTAATGGCAGAATACCTTATTAAAAGGTATCCAAAAGGCAATTATCTCATAATAAATGGTGCAACAAATGACAACAACACAAAGATGATTAAAGAAGGGTATGACAGCGTATTGCTTCCAAAGGTTAAAAGTGGAGACATACGCATATTAGGAGAGGAATGGACTCCAAACTGGATGTCAGAATACGCATTTCAGTCTACTGAAAAATATATACAGGAAAATTATAAGATAGATGCAATAATTGCAGGTGACGATGGATTGGCAAATGGCATAATTGAAGCATTGTCAGAACACAGGTTGGCAGGCAAGGTGGCTGTTGTAGCGCAGGATGCTGATCTTGCTGCATGTCAGAGAATAATAGAGGGTACTCAGCTTATGACTATATACAAGCCAATTGATAAACTTGCTGGAGATGCGGCGAAGTTGGCAGTGAAATTGGCAAAAGGGGAGAAATTAAACGTAGGCAATACGATTTACGATGGGAAGTACAATGTTCCATATTACAAGCTGGAGCCAATAGCGGTTGACAAGACTAACATAGACGATACTGTGATTAAAGATGGCTTTCATAGCCGCGACGATGTTTACAGATATACCAATTGA
- a CDS encoding sensor histidine kinase, which produces MNKSLFQFKGIRRKIFAHLLITTLIMGITSIYSYYNAKIVIDRLKSIFTDYVYLNSLNNDINSLETEVEKYLSTKSSDSLLNYYTISNKLNNSAEDMISITTYDNDSLMQKDIGNMIISLLSETDKAVNAKRGRISSEYIEYFTRANKINDYIKLYINNLMYNKLQEGTIKYNKISKNMVFISFLNIFLIVISVVLNIVLAIIYTYRITKPISELSDTAMRISKGDFDIDPIKIKTDDEVNILADAFNNMVTNIKNYIDEIKMQAKVEKRLKEQEMQNLKMKNILRESELKALQSQINPHFLFNTLNAASQIAMMEGAEKSSEFIEKVADLFRYNLRKLDKPVTLKEEIDNVFNYMYILKTRFGDKVEFQANIDEKLLDVKVPCTIVQPVVENAFIHGIEDMDRDGHIKIEIKRVGESIHIDVIDDGMGMTKESIEKILAADDPDNDENKHVTGIGMHNVINRLRLYYNKPNISDVIEIESRIGYGTRVTLKIPDGRGSAA; this is translated from the coding sequence GTGAATAAGAGTTTATTTCAGTTTAAAGGAATAAGAAGAAAAATATTTGCACATCTTTTGATAACTACACTTATTATGGGGATTACAAGCATATACTCTTATTATAATGCGAAAATTGTAATAGACAGGTTAAAGTCTATTTTTACTGATTATGTCTACTTAAATAGCCTTAACAACGACATAAATTCTCTGGAGACAGAAGTTGAAAAATATCTTTCTACAAAATCTTCCGATTCGCTTCTAAATTATTACACCATTAGCAACAAGCTAAACAATAGTGCTGAAGACATGATAAGCATAACAACGTATGATAATGACAGCCTCATGCAAAAGGACATTGGCAATATGATAATAAGCCTTCTATCTGAGACAGATAAAGCTGTAAATGCCAAGAGGGGCAGAATAAGCAGCGAATATATAGAGTATTTCACAAGAGCAAATAAAATAAATGATTATATAAAATTATACATCAATAATTTAATGTACAATAAACTTCAAGAAGGTACAATAAAGTACAACAAGATATCTAAGAATATGGTTTTTATAAGCTTTTTAAATATTTTTCTGATAGTTATATCTGTGGTTTTAAATATCGTGTTAGCGATTATATACACATATAGGATAACAAAGCCAATTTCAGAGTTATCTGACACAGCAATGAGGATTTCAAAAGGAGATTTTGACATAGATCCAATTAAAATTAAGACAGACGATGAAGTTAATATCTTGGCTGATGCTTTTAACAATATGGTTACTAATATTAAAAATTATATAGATGAGATAAAAATGCAGGCTAAAGTAGAAAAGCGTCTTAAAGAGCAAGAGATGCAGAACCTTAAGATGAAAAATATCTTGAGAGAATCGGAGTTGAAGGCACTCCAGTCCCAGATAAATCCACATTTTTTATTTAATACTTTAAATGCCGCATCACAAATCGCTATGATGGAAGGCGCAGAAAAATCATCTGAATTTATAGAAAAGGTGGCGGATCTTTTCAGGTACAATCTTAGAAAACTTGATAAACCAGTTACGCTGAAAGAAGAAATAGACAATGTGTTTAATTACATGTACATTCTAAAGACAAGATTTGGCGATAAAGTGGAGTTCCAGGCGAACATAGATGAGAAACTTTTAGATGTAAAGGTGCCTTGTACAATTGTTCAGCCTGTTGTTGAAAATGCATTCATTCATGGTATAGAAGACATGGATAGAGATGGTCATATAAAGATAGAGATTAAAAGAGTAGGAGAAAGTATTCATATTGATGTCATAGATGACGGTATGGGAATGACTAAGGAAAGTATTGAGAAGATTCTGGCTGCGGATGATCCTGACAACGATGAGAATAAGCATGTCACAGGCATTGGAATGCACAATGTGATAAACCGTTTAAGGCTATACTACAACAAGCCCAATATAAGTGATGTCATAGAGATAGAAAGCCGCATAGGATATGGAACAAGGGTGACTTTAAAAATTCCTGATGGAAGGGGTAGTGCAGCATGA
- a CDS encoding tryptophan transporter, producing MDTRKTLREFILCALLMAIGVVLHFITPAFMLNMRPDFMLSMLFISLMIVDDLKINYVTAIIAGILTALTGSMPGGQIANPIDKLVTSTIIILMLKVLRNRVNEGIIAGVVGIIGTIISGSVFLGVVSLVAGLPGPFYLLMLTVVIPTAVVNTVVTVIGYYIIKKVSKSTLVINK from the coding sequence GTGGATACAAGAAAGACATTGAGAGAGTTTATACTTTGCGCATTGCTTATGGCTATTGGCGTAGTGTTACATTTTATCACTCCAGCTTTCATGTTAAATATGAGGCCAGATTTTATGCTTTCCATGCTTTTCATATCATTGATGATCGTCGACGATCTGAAAATCAATTATGTAACAGCAATCATCGCAGGAATATTGACGGCATTGACAGGATCTATGCCTGGAGGACAGATTGCAAATCCAATCGATAAACTTGTCACATCTACAATCATAATTTTGATGCTTAAGGTTTTGAGAAACAGAGTAAATGAAGGAATCATCGCTGGAGTAGTTGGCATCATAGGGACAATCATTTCAGGTTCAGTTTTTTTAGGCGTTGTGTCGCTTGTAGCAGGACTTCCGGGACCATTTTATCTCTTGATGCTGACAGTTGTCATACCTACAGCAGTGGTAAATACTGTAGTCACTGTAATTGGTTATTACATCATAAAGAAAGTTTCCAAGTCTACACTTGTTATAAATAAGTAG